One stretch of Thermus filiformis DNA includes these proteins:
- a CDS encoding alpha/beta hydrolase, which translates to MRGNRVLALILGGALVLGAAVVGAGLYFLRPLPAEPLALEALRGGVKRPYGYLLAPEAPKALLAFYPGARVDPRAYAPLLAPLTRKGYAVALLQVPLGIALLAKERGLEAGRELGLPLVLGGHSLGGVAAAEVAAREGLPLILFASYPEEDLSDKTLPTLALYGTEDGLLPPEEARKKAGRLPRGARVVFIEGLNHAGFGAYGAQKGDRPAKRAREVLWREVREEVLLFLEGLGWDTPTSPQTLR; encoded by the coding sequence ATGAGAGGAAACAGGGTCCTGGCCCTCATCCTAGGGGGCGCCCTGGTCCTGGGGGCGGCGGTGGTGGGGGCCGGCCTTTACTTCCTGAGGCCCCTTCCCGCCGAGCCTCTGGCCCTGGAGGCCCTGCGAGGAGGGGTGAAGCGGCCCTACGGCTACCTCCTGGCCCCCGAGGCCCCCAAGGCCCTCCTGGCCTTCTACCCCGGGGCCCGGGTGGACCCCCGGGCCTACGCCCCCCTTCTGGCCCCCCTCACCCGTAAGGGGTACGCGGTGGCCCTGCTCCAGGTTCCCTTGGGAATCGCCCTTTTGGCCAAGGAGCGGGGCCTCGAGGCGGGCCGGGAGCTGGGCCTGCCCCTGGTCCTGGGCGGGCACAGCCTGGGCGGGGTGGCAGCGGCGGAGGTGGCGGCCCGGGAGGGCTTACCCCTAATCCTCTTCGCAAGCTACCCGGAGGAAGACCTCTCCGACAAAACCCTACCCACCCTGGCCCTCTACGGCACGGAGGACGGCCTCCTGCCGCCGGAGGAGGCCCGGAAGAAGGCGGGAAGGCTCCCTCGAGGCGCCCGGGTGGTCTTCATAGAGGGGCTCAACCACGCGGGCTTCGGGGCCTACGGGGCCCAGAAGGGGGATAGGCCCGCCAAGAGGGCGCGGGAGGTCCTCTGGCGGGAGGTGCGGGAGGAGGTCCTCCTCTTCCTCGAGGGCCTGGGCTGGGACACCCCTACCTCCCCCCAGACGCTACGCTAA
- a CDS encoding P1 family peptidase — protein MKPGEKNALTDVRGLEVGLFTDLEAATGCAVVLARGGAVAGVSLAGHAPGSRETDLLRPEALVQEVQAVFLTGGSAYGLAVGEGVARFLEEEGLGFPVGRGVVPIVSGAVLFDLFRGQRDRRPDREAGYQAARSASAGPLPLGNHGPGTGAVAGGVKGGLGTASLVLEGFTVGALAAVNSFGRPFDPRTGRLYAEPFLFPEDCPGYRPPEYQGPPEDYRGPGAPLGQTTLALVATDLPLTKAQASALARMAQAGMARALRPAFTLFDGDIVFALSTGKGEAPDPFTLTRLGAAAADVLARAIARAVWHAEGGVAPSYREVVGL, from the coding sequence ATGAAACCGGGAGAGAAGAACGCCCTCACGGACGTGAGGGGGCTGGAGGTGGGCCTGTTCACGGACCTCGAGGCTGCCACCGGGTGCGCGGTGGTCCTGGCTCGAGGCGGAGCGGTGGCCGGGGTCAGCCTGGCGGGCCACGCCCCGGGAAGCCGGGAGACGGATCTCCTCCGGCCCGAGGCCCTGGTCCAGGAGGTCCAGGCGGTCTTCCTCACCGGCGGGAGCGCCTACGGCCTGGCCGTGGGGGAGGGGGTGGCGCGGTTTTTGGAGGAGGAGGGGCTGGGCTTCCCCGTGGGCCGGGGGGTGGTGCCCATCGTTTCGGGGGCGGTCCTCTTTGACCTCTTCCGGGGCCAGCGGGACCGCCGCCCGGACAGGGAGGCGGGCTACCAGGCGGCCCGCTCGGCCTCCGCGGGGCCCCTCCCCTTGGGGAACCACGGCCCGGGCACGGGGGCGGTGGCGGGCGGGGTCAAGGGGGGGCTGGGCACGGCCAGCCTGGTCCTGGAGGGCTTCACCGTGGGGGCCCTGGCGGCGGTGAACAGCTTCGGCCGCCCCTTTGACCCCAGGACGGGCCGGCTCTACGCCGAGCCCTTCCTCTTTCCGGAGGACTGCCCGGGCTACCGCCCGCCCGAGTACCAGGGCCCTCCGGAGGACTACCGGGGCCCGGGTGCGCCCCTCGGCCAGACCACTTTGGCCCTGGTGGCCACCGACCTGCCCCTCACCAAGGCCCAGGCCTCCGCCCTGGCCCGCATGGCCCAGGCGGGGATGGCCCGGGCCCTCCGCCCCGCCTTCACCCTGTTTGACGGGGACATCGTCTTCGCCCTCTCCACTGGCAAGGGGGAGGCCCCGGACCCCTTCACCCTCACCCGGCTGGGGGCGGCGGCGGCCGACGTCCTGGCCCGGGCCATCGCCCGGGCGGTCTGGCACGCGGAGGGTGGGGTTGCCCCCTCCTACCGGGAGGTGGTGGGGCTATAA
- the acnA gene encoding aconitate hydratase AcnA, producing the protein MRDTFKTLKSLTTQSGTYHYYDLLELERQGLAEVSRLPFSIRVMLESLLRNEDGYQVTREDVERLARWQPDPGEVDVPLKLARVILQDFTGVPAVVDLAAMRDAIQALGGDPERINPLVPADLVIDHSVQVDYFGTAYAFFLNVEKEYERNRERYLLLKWAQKALKDFQVVPPGTGIVHQVNLEYLAKVVMTEKRDGLTLAFPDSLVGTDSHTTMVNGLGVLGWGVGGIEAEAVMLGQPYYMLAPKVVGFKLYGELPEGATATDLVLTVTEMLRKHGVVGKFVEFYGPGAKKLSVADRATIANMAPEYGATMGFFPVDEETLNYLRLTGRPEALVELVEAYTKAVGLFYDGRDDRVYSEELELDLSTVEPSLAGPKRPQDRVSLKEVKKSFLAHLTKPVKERGFGLSEDHLGKKVLVKRQDEEFELTHGSVVIAAITSCTNTSNPSVMLGAGLLAKKAVEAGLDTKPWVKTSLAPGSKVVTDYLEQSGLLPFLEALRFHLVGYGCTTCIGNSGPLPEDIARAVEEGDLVVAAVLSGNRNFEGRVNPHVRANYLASPMLVVAYALAGRMDIDFATEPLGYDPNGKPVYLKDIWPSMEEIQEAIRKTLDPELFKKEYGRVFEGDERWQALPAPTGTLYRWDPESTYIQKPPFFEDLDKPRKVESIRGARVLLVLGDSVTTDHISPAGAIPVKSPAGQYLLSKGVKPEEFNSYGSRRGNHEVMMRGTFANIRIKNLMLDGVEGGYAKKLPEGEVDFVYNVAMRYKAEGTPLLVIAGKEYGTGSSRDWAAKGTYLLGVKAVLAESFERIHRSNLVGMGVLPLEFRPGENRESLGLTGYEVYDILGLEDLHPKKEVEVVARREDGSEVRFKAIARLDTPVEVDYYKNGGILQTVLKGMLEARKA; encoded by the coding sequence ATGCGGGACACCTTCAAGACCCTGAAGAGCCTCACCACCCAAAGCGGCACCTATCACTACTACGACCTCCTCGAGCTGGAGCGGCAGGGCCTGGCCGAGGTCAGCCGCCTCCCCTTCTCCATCCGGGTCATGCTGGAAAGCCTCCTCAGAAACGAGGACGGCTACCAGGTAACCCGGGAGGACGTGGAGCGGCTGGCCCGCTGGCAGCCCGATCCCGGAGAAGTGGACGTCCCCCTGAAGCTGGCCCGGGTCATCCTACAGGACTTCACCGGGGTGCCGGCAGTGGTGGACCTGGCCGCCATGCGGGACGCCATCCAGGCCCTGGGCGGGGACCCGGAGCGGATCAACCCCCTGGTGCCGGCGGACCTGGTCATTGACCACTCGGTCCAGGTGGACTACTTCGGCACCGCCTACGCCTTCTTCCTGAACGTGGAGAAGGAGTACGAGCGCAACCGTGAGCGCTACCTCCTCCTCAAGTGGGCCCAGAAGGCCCTGAAGGACTTCCAGGTGGTCCCCCCGGGGACGGGGATCGTCCACCAGGTGAACCTGGAGTACCTGGCCAAGGTGGTCATGACCGAGAAGCGGGACGGCCTCACCCTGGCCTTCCCCGACTCCCTGGTGGGCACGGACAGCCACACCACCATGGTGAACGGCCTGGGCGTCCTGGGCTGGGGCGTGGGCGGCATCGAGGCCGAGGCGGTGATGCTGGGCCAGCCCTACTACATGCTCGCCCCCAAGGTGGTGGGGTTCAAACTCTACGGGGAGCTCCCCGAGGGGGCCACGGCCACGGACCTGGTCCTCACCGTGACGGAGATGCTCCGCAAGCACGGGGTGGTGGGCAAGTTCGTGGAGTTCTACGGCCCCGGGGCGAAGAAGCTCTCCGTGGCGGACCGGGCCACCATCGCCAACATGGCCCCCGAGTACGGGGCCACCATGGGCTTCTTCCCCGTGGACGAGGAGACCCTCAACTACCTCCGGCTCACCGGAAGGCCCGAGGCCCTTGTGGAGCTGGTGGAGGCCTACACCAAGGCGGTGGGCCTCTTCTACGACGGCCGGGATGACCGGGTCTACTCGGAGGAGTTGGAGCTGGACCTCTCCACGGTGGAGCCCTCCCTGGCCGGGCCCAAGCGGCCCCAGGACCGGGTGAGCCTCAAGGAGGTGAAGAAGAGCTTCCTCGCCCACCTCACCAAGCCGGTGAAGGAGCGGGGCTTCGGCCTCTCGGAGGACCATCTGGGAAAGAAGGTCCTGGTCAAGCGGCAGGACGAGGAGTTTGAGCTCACCCACGGCTCCGTGGTCATCGCCGCCATCACCAGCTGCACCAACACCTCCAACCCCAGCGTGATGCTGGGGGCGGGGCTTCTGGCCAAGAAGGCGGTGGAGGCCGGGCTGGACACCAAGCCCTGGGTCAAGACCAGCCTCGCCCCCGGCTCCAAGGTGGTGACGGACTACCTGGAGCAAAGCGGCCTCCTGCCCTTCCTCGAGGCCCTGCGCTTCCACCTGGTGGGCTACGGGTGCACCACCTGCATCGGCAACTCCGGCCCCCTGCCCGAGGACATCGCGAGGGCGGTGGAGGAGGGGGACCTGGTGGTGGCCGCCGTCCTCTCGGGCAACCGCAACTTTGAGGGCCGGGTCAACCCCCACGTGAGGGCCAACTACCTGGCGAGCCCCATGCTGGTGGTGGCCTACGCCCTGGCGGGCCGGATGGACATAGACTTCGCCACCGAGCCTTTGGGCTACGACCCCAACGGCAAGCCCGTCTACCTGAAGGACATCTGGCCCAGCATGGAGGAGATCCAGGAGGCCATCCGCAAGACCCTGGACCCCGAGCTCTTCAAGAAGGAGTACGGCCGGGTGTTTGAGGGGGACGAGCGCTGGCAGGCCCTCCCCGCCCCCACGGGCACCCTGTACCGCTGGGACCCCGAGAGCACCTACATCCAGAAGCCGCCCTTCTTTGAGGACCTGGACAAGCCCCGCAAGGTGGAGAGCATCCGGGGGGCGCGGGTCCTTTTGGTCCTGGGGGACAGCGTGACCACCGACCACATCTCCCCCGCCGGGGCCATCCCGGTGAAGAGCCCCGCCGGGCAGTACCTCCTGTCCAAGGGGGTGAAGCCCGAGGAGTTCAACTCCTACGGCTCCCGGCGCGGCAACCACGAGGTGATGATGCGGGGCACCTTCGCCAACATCCGCATCAAGAACCTCATGCTGGACGGCGTAGAGGGGGGGTACGCCAAGAAGCTGCCCGAGGGGGAGGTGGACTTCGTCTACAACGTGGCCATGCGCTACAAGGCCGAGGGTACGCCCCTTCTGGTCATCGCCGGGAAGGAGTACGGCACGGGCTCGAGCCGCGACTGGGCGGCCAAGGGCACCTACCTCCTGGGGGTGAAGGCGGTCCTGGCGGAGAGCTTTGAGAGGATCCACCGCTCCAACCTGGTGGGGATGGGGGTCCTGCCCCTGGAGTTCCGCCCCGGGGAGAACCGGGAGAGCCTGGGCCTCACCGGGTACGAGGTCTACGACATCCTGGGCCTGGAGGACCTCCACCCGAAGAAGGAGGTGGAGGTGGTGGCCCGGCGCGAAGATGGGAGCGAGGTCCGGTTCAAGGCCATCGCCCGGCTGGACACCCCGGTGGAGGTGGACTACTACAAGAACGGAGGCATCCTCCAGACGGTGCTGAAGGGGATGCTCGAGGCCCGCAAGGCCTAG
- a CDS encoding zinc-dependent alcohol dehydrogenase has product MRALVYTPSLPRFFAARALGKRFPKALLPLGLKELPLPERPGFLRVRVRLSGVCGSDLGLLYGKNSPFLAPFFSFPAVLGHEILGEVEGVRVVVNPLLACRDRGLPPCPRCQEGEEGLCENVAEGDLAPGMLGFNRDLPGGWGEYTLARPERLFPVPDGVPDERAVLAEPLAVVLRGLKKLRPWPGEVLVVGMGTIGLLAVRGLRLLGYGGRILALAKYPHQAELARAFGADEVVRGPTRGRAYRAYGFTALRGGHEAVIEASGSGRGFRQALAWAREGGRVLLLGAPGIEVADLSPLWFREVALLGSYTYREGEFRQAVELLKEAEGLEALVGGVFPLEGWREALSARGKALFRP; this is encoded by the coding sequence ATGAGGGCCCTCGTCTACACCCCCTCCCTCCCCCGGTTCTTCGCCGCCCGGGCCCTGGGCAAGCGGTTTCCCAAGGCCCTTCTCCCCCTGGGCCTGAAGGAGCTCCCCCTCCCCGAGCGGCCGGGCTTCCTGCGGGTGCGGGTGCGGCTGAGCGGGGTCTGCGGCTCGGACCTGGGCCTCCTTTACGGGAAGAACTCCCCCTTCCTCGCCCCCTTCTTCTCCTTCCCCGCCGTCTTGGGGCACGAGATCCTGGGGGAGGTGGAGGGGGTCCGGGTGGTGGTGAACCCCCTTTTGGCCTGCCGGGACCGGGGCCTCCCCCCCTGCCCCCGGTGCCAGGAGGGGGAGGAGGGGCTTTGCGAGAACGTGGCCGAGGGGGACCTGGCCCCGGGGATGCTGGGCTTCAACCGGGACCTGCCGGGGGGGTGGGGGGAGTACACCCTGGCACGGCCCGAGCGGCTCTTTCCGGTGCCCGACGGGGTCCCGGATGAACGGGCGGTCCTGGCCGAGCCCCTGGCGGTGGTCCTGCGGGGCCTGAAGAAGCTCCGCCCCTGGCCGGGGGAGGTCCTGGTGGTGGGGATGGGGACGATCGGCCTTTTGGCCGTGCGGGGGCTCAGGCTTTTGGGCTACGGGGGCCGGATCCTGGCCCTGGCCAAGTACCCCCACCAGGCGGAGCTGGCCCGGGCCTTCGGGGCCGACGAGGTGGTCCGGGGGCCCACCCGGGGGCGGGCCTACCGGGCCTACGGCTTCACCGCCCTCCGGGGGGGGCACGAGGCGGTGATCGAGGCCTCGGGCTCGGGCAGGGGGTTCCGTCAGGCCCTGGCCTGGGCCCGGGAGGGGGGGCGGGTCCTCCTTCTGGGGGCACCGGGGATAGAGGTGGCCGACCTCTCCCCCCTGTGGTTCAGGGAGGTGGCCCTCCTGGGAAGCTACACCTACCGGGAGGGGGAGTTCCGGCAGGCGGTGGAGCTCTTAAAAGAGGCGGAGGGCCTCGAGGCCCTCGTGGGAGGGGTCTTCCCCCTGGAGGGCTGGAGGGAGGCCCTCTCGGCCCGGGGCAAGGCCCTATTCCGGCCCTAG
- a CDS encoding NADPH:quinone oxidoreductase family protein produces MRAWVLERLEGPEALALKEVPDPQPAPGEVVLRLEALGLNFADALLLQGAYLLRLPPPFVPGMEAVGRVVAGPEELKGRRFAVLLGQGGLAEYVRAPLKALLPLPEGLSPEEAAAFPVSFLTAYLSLSMAGAKPGERLLVEAASGALGTALVQVGKALGLRVLAAASRREKLALPLSLGADAAATYEELAQAARAWGGVDLAVEVRGRVEEVLPLLAPFGRVVFVGAAEGEAPPVNPVLLMRRNLSLMGFWLAPWLEARPSQVEEALAFLLPLLGSRLRPQVGPVFPFARAKEAFAALLDRGHQGKVVVLGPE; encoded by the coding sequence ATGCGCGCCTGGGTGCTGGAGCGTCTGGAGGGCCCGGAGGCCCTCGCTTTGAAGGAGGTGCCCGACCCTCAGCCTGCCCCGGGGGAGGTGGTCCTCCGCCTCGAGGCCCTGGGCCTCAACTTCGCGGACGCCCTCCTCCTCCAAGGGGCCTACCTCCTGCGGCTTCCGCCCCCCTTCGTCCCCGGGATGGAGGCGGTGGGCCGGGTGGTGGCGGGGCCCGAGGAGCTGAAGGGGCGGCGGTTCGCCGTCTTGCTGGGCCAGGGGGGGCTCGCGGAGTACGTACGGGCTCCCCTGAAGGCCCTCCTCCCCCTGCCCGAGGGGCTTTCGCCGGAGGAGGCCGCCGCCTTTCCCGTCTCCTTCCTCACCGCCTACCTATCCCTTTCTATGGCCGGGGCGAAGCCCGGGGAGCGGCTGCTCGTGGAGGCGGCCTCGGGGGCCTTGGGGACGGCCCTGGTCCAGGTGGGGAAGGCCTTGGGCCTTAGGGTCCTGGCCGCGGCCTCGAGGCGGGAAAAGCTCGCCCTTCCCCTCTCCCTAGGGGCGGACGCGGCCGCTACCTATGAAGAGCTGGCCCAGGCGGCCCGGGCCTGGGGCGGGGTGGACCTGGCGGTGGAGGTGCGGGGCCGGGTGGAGGAGGTCCTGCCCCTCCTCGCCCCCTTCGGCCGGGTGGTCTTCGTGGGGGCGGCGGAGGGGGAGGCCCCCCCGGTGAACCCCGTCCTCCTTATGCGCAGGAACCTGAGCCTCATGGGCTTCTGGCTCGCCCCCTGGCTCGAGGCCCGGCCCTCCCAGGTGGAGGAGGCCCTCGCCTTCCTCCTGCCCCTTTTGGGAAGCCGCCTCCGGCCCCAAGTGGGCCCCGTCTTCCCCTTCGCCCGGGCCAAGGAGGCCTTCGCCGCCCTCCTGGACCGGGGCCACCAGGGGAAGGTGGTCGTCCTAGGGCCGGAATAG
- a CDS encoding carboxymuconolactone decarboxylase family protein, with translation MDRTHERVLQAMAENLGEGLPQAIPLLAEKAPGLLLEHGRSWTYAMPEKGALDEKTRTLILLGIALATGSEACVKAMAHRAKRLGIPKEALLETLKIARQAQANAVLGHAVALLEVL, from the coding sequence ATGGACCGGACCCACGAGCGCGTCCTACAGGCCATGGCGGAGAACCTAGGGGAGGGCCTGCCCCAGGCCATCCCCCTCCTTGCGGAAAAGGCGCCGGGCCTTCTTTTAGAGCACGGGCGGAGCTGGACCTACGCCATGCCGGAAAAAGGAGCCCTGGACGAGAAGACCCGCACCCTGATCCTCCTCGGCATCGCCCTGGCCACGGGCTCCGAGGCCTGCGTAAAGGCCATGGCCCACCGGGCCAAGCGCCTGGGTATACCCAAGGAGGCCCTGCTGGAAACCCTGAAGATCGCCCGACAGGCCCAGGCCAACGCCGTCTTGGGCCACGCCGTGGCTCTTCTGGAAGTGCTATAG
- a CDS encoding class II aldolase/adducin family protein — translation MPVLRVHGEGTPGVKRLVEGLVEEFQSRGYTLEGEVPDLVFNLIQQEEPRPYRRRSQGTFVVSFLEVPDFPENPIQALYPYLVRALSNQLVAYAPGRGAKFLTLELGHYDEPEGEGFFRRVADRIYPLACSRLVIRNRFEPDLEPELWEGDELTRSLAEAGRRLKEWDLLPAPFPIEEILSPEDLRHVKRLYGIGGLSYGNLSARKDERRFWMSASGVDKANLKEIGRDILMVKDYDPVENAIVLSVPPQVEPRRVSVDAIEHWMIYREHPEVGAILHVHAWMDGVEATPFNFPCGTWELAQAVAEKVRQAPDPARAVVGLKNHGLTITGRSMEEILERIEGRLLRTVPMV, via the coding sequence ATGCCCGTCTTGCGCGTGCACGGCGAGGGAACGCCCGGCGTAAAGCGGCTTGTAGAAGGGCTCGTGGAGGAGTTCCAATCCCGGGGGTACACCCTGGAAGGGGAGGTCCCGGACCTGGTCTTCAACCTCATCCAGCAGGAGGAGCCCCGGCCCTACCGCAGGCGGAGCCAGGGGACGTTCGTGGTCTCCTTCCTGGAGGTGCCCGACTTCCCGGAAAACCCCATCCAGGCCCTCTACCCCTACCTGGTCCGGGCCCTCTCCAACCAACTCGTGGCCTACGCGCCCGGCCGGGGGGCCAAGTTCCTCACCCTGGAGCTCGGCCACTACGACGAGCCCGAGGGGGAGGGGTTCTTCCGCCGGGTGGCGGACCGCATCTACCCCCTGGCCTGTAGCCGCCTGGTGATCCGGAACCGGTTTGAGCCGGACCTCGAGCCGGAACTCTGGGAGGGGGACGAGCTCACCCGGAGCCTGGCCGAGGCGGGCAGGCGGCTGAAGGAGTGGGACCTCCTCCCCGCCCCCTTCCCCATAGAGGAGATCCTGTCCCCGGAGGACCTGCGGCACGTGAAGCGGCTCTACGGGATCGGGGGGCTCTCCTACGGGAACCTCTCCGCCCGCAAGGACGAGCGGCGCTTCTGGATGTCGGCGAGCGGGGTGGACAAGGCCAACCTCAAGGAGATCGGCCGGGACATCCTGATGGTCAAGGACTACGACCCCGTGGAGAACGCCATCGTCCTCTCCGTCCCCCCCCAGGTGGAGCCCCGCCGGGTGAGTGTGGACGCGATAGAGCACTGGATGATCTACCGGGAGCACCCGGAGGTGGGGGCCATCCTCCACGTGCACGCCTGGATGGACGGGGTGGAGGCCACCCCCTTTAACTTCCCATGCGGGACCTGGGAACTGGCCCAGGCGGTGGCGGAGAAGGTCCGACAGGCCCCCGACCCCGCCCGGGCGGTGGTGGGCCTGAAGAACCACGGCCTCACCATCACCGGAAGGAGCATGGAGGAGATCCTGGAAAGGATAGAGGGCCGCCTCCTCCGCACCGTCCCCATGGTATGA